From one Helicoverpa zea isolate HzStark_Cry1AcR chromosome 10, ilHelZeax1.1, whole genome shotgun sequence genomic stretch:
- the LOC124633610 gene encoding uncharacterized protein LOC124633610 isoform X3, with amino-acid sequence MSPVCHNFVQNAWKKDFCSNCFKSREEHVKQDRTDGGKYLATPFQNRGTYFKKTPPSILKVHTKKKNKRNVTFPEEVCSVIGFGGDDWSDGEEFEMSEETEDEDPFPDTEEERELHRITKSNTDFNTVKANLLADSAAKSYTSLLLGKMQTDSEGKKKTLLVSVTPFGQDSKPNHKSHVRKPAVIHVSEASVEDTCSSYKTNIILSSYKETETIISADNSSSTICTEKSLLEEISETLEQNRMTNGNDIHLPKDSSKPTVVDEKMKENMQDEPEKKEMCEIKKSAIVRQLPLQKTHERPKVNLSRSEFKFCKINIESSSVDSAVSTLNSTANNSLASDDESFSGRTDSDNDDSGHFSETHKCEETVKIKVFSDGDKNIKMSPIGQLRKVDGQANSGYSTFQSPIIDMPPIIPKQPDNIFSAEASRELAGEPDGRADPDDTTEAPALPKSPIPTLDPRPSFLHGMISDILPAHKPALPEKPKLPVKPVIKQTTKKSVITTTQQQINMYMHTKKDEDDKIIGALSEEKNNEITEVHEDKAEPIYYAQPVLTKEDSDSSLNTLSKRKAPTPPSSPTIEEYPNIYQRNTAGFMKSDSPIVRELEKRERATSGGSATSKMRPAEEPIEIRKVETTPEPAPRRNISLSHDNLLLDDKRKGKLKFSIKKLLRIGSSKDLDKKELTVATVTKMSHKPEEIYDLTPKPKPRLVIIHPLDINGSNGVEVVKSNCEIAGNLRRMSHDDVSSIYSGSSSATEPETPKVVNKPPPPPRQSSEEHKTVSSLPKPARPPPPKSAALQKKQKQQTWSSAPKQADSIYANLGEIRSALAPRKPERTASMREREAHLELPKRRNQIDDDKDEIDDGPQELVQATNEPVINSYDDVYNSAKYDEENCDSAKNSDSDYEYVHHARSSSPECDSAIKPRESNTEIEARKSEDSSQEYPKYNNGIFNRTSLPYCGSETESEIYSPYSFYSSNDNMDSPGNEDYQNELTPKTTTNKLRVRKGRSVVHRNLEDNYGAVVIANHEALAQVLEQVQQSATMQPSLRGLKACTNLRWNDFAIQQPKPTPIKAGKRFFYPAIWNSNQGPVNVTLMVYKEQMASQMVCQQSVQPQTLSLNAITEFCDLVPLQQFGEEGEDLVQATIVVLAHAHVDTIHSYGENLHAAEGLTTKEHQLVQTEQIHEAIFMMLQMINGLKCLQARGVEEIPESLTSFIALKESQPLASHGSHGTLNLPSSPDDRLNSLWAPKTNSYGRLCILQGLSDEINSKSTDEGHLNSLCKCAIKATEILLPGEKLTPLLKEIFHEERAVSLNQAKSVLEFMLWGPLDVVQGVPVEERELSLQRWLDLERATVLHGLVRTRVQLNVFEQLHLMFLVRSTAKAMCDASVLLEKANVY; translated from the exons AGGCGACGACTGGTCTGATGGGGAGGAATTCGAAATGTCAGAGGAAACTGAAGATGAGGACCCGTTCCCTGATACTGAGGAGGAGAGAGAACTTCACAGAATCACGAAATCGAACACAGATTTCAACACAGTTAAAGCTAATCTGTTAGCAGACTCAGCAGCTAAATCATACACTTCGCTGTTGCTCGGTAAGATGCAAACAGATTCTGAAGGCAAAAAGAAAACTCTGTTAGTGTCCGTCACGCCTTTTGGTCAGGATAGTAAGCCTAATCATAAGTCACACGTCCGTAAACCCGCCGTTATACACGTATCAGAAGCATCTGTTGAAGATACGTGTAGTAGTTATAAAACTAATATAATTCTATCGTCGTATAAAGAAACAGAAACTATCATAAGTGCAGACAATAGCAGTTCAACTATTTGCACTGAAAAGTCGCTGTTAGAGGAAATATCAGAGACGTTAGAACAAAACCGAATGACTAACGGCAATGATATCCATCTGCCTAAAGATAGCAGTAAGCCTACTGTGGTTGACGAAAAAATGAAGGAAAATATGCAAGATGAACCCGAGAAGAAAGAAATGTGTGAAATTAAAAAGAGCGCCATTGTTAGACAATTACCGTTACAAAAAACTCACGAGCGGCCGAAAGTAAACTTAAGTCGGTCTGAATTTAAGTTTTGTAAGATTAATATTGAGAGCAGCAGTGTTGATTCAGCTGTAAGCACTTTGAACTCAACTGCTAATAACTCACTAGCGTCCGACGACGAGAGCTTCAGTGGGCGGACAGACTCGGACAATGACGACAGTGGTCACTTTTCGGAAACCCATAAATGTGAGGAAACCGTTAAGATAAAGGTATTTAGCGATGgtgataaaaacattaaaatgtctCCAATCGGGCAGCTTAGAAAAGTCGACGGCCAAGCTAACAGCGGGTATTCTACATTCCAAAGTCCGATCATTGACATGCCGCCAATTATTCCAAAACAGccagataatatattttctgcTGAAGCCAGTCGCGAGTTGGCTGGCGAGCCAGACGGCAGAGCCGATCCGGACGACACTACGGAAGCGCCAGCTCTACCGAAAAGTCCAATCCCCACTCTAGACCCGCGACCGTCATTCTTGCATGGCATGATATCTGACATATTGCCTGCACACAAACCGGCTCTACCAGAAAAACCCAAGCTACCAGTCAAGCCGGTTATCAAAcagacaacaaaaaaaagtgtTATCACAACAACTCagcaacaaataaatatgtacatgcacacAAAAAAAGATGAAGATGATAAAATTATCGGAGCGTTgagtgaagaaaaaaataatgagatAACAGAAGTGCACGAAGACAAAGCTGAACCGATTTATTACGCCCAACCGGTGCTAACTAAAGAGGACAGTGACTCGTCGCTCAATACTCTCAGCAAACGAAAAGCGCCAACTCCGCCATCATCGCCTACGATTGAAGAATACCCCAACATTTACCAAAGAAACACTGCTGGATTCATGAAGTCAGACTCACCCATCGTGAGGGAATTGGAGAAAAGGGAAAGGGCGACATCTGGGGGGTCTGCAACAAGCAAAATGCGACCGGCGGAAGAACCGATTGAAATTAGAAAAGTTGAAACTACCCCTGAACCAGCCCCGCGAAGGAATATATCGCTGTCTCACGACAACTTACTTTTGGACGACAAACGTAAAGGAAAACTCAAATTTTCCATCAAGAAACTGCTGCGGATAGGTTCATCAAAGGATCTGGACAAGAAGGAGTTAACAGTTGCGACAGTGACAAAGATGTCGCACAAGCCTGAAGAAATATACGATCTGACTCCTAAGCCCAAACCTCGGCTCGTGATCATCCATCCTTTGGACATAAACGGATCTAACGGAGTGGAAGTTGTGAAATCGAACTGTGAAATTGCAGGGAACTTGCGTCGTATGAGTCATGATGATGTGTCCTCGATATACAGTGGTTCTAGTTCTGCGACGGAGCCAGAGACTCCTAAAGTGGTGAACAAGCCTCCCCCTCCTCCCAGGCAGTCGAGTGAGGAACATAAGACAGTGTCTAGTTTACCGAAGCCAGCGCGCCCACCGCCGCCCAAATCAGCTGCCTTGCAAAAGAAACAGAAACAACAGACGTGGTCATCTGCACCCAAACAGGCTGACAGTATTTACGCTAACTTAG GAGAAATCAGATCTGCGCTCGCGCCGAGAAAACCGGAACGGACGGCGAGCATGCGCGAGAGAGAAGCGCATTTGGAGCTACCCAAACGTAGGAATCAGATAGACGATGACAAAGACGAAATAGACGACGGACCCCAGGAGTTGGTGCAAGCTACCAACGAACCAGTCATCAACAGTTACGACGACGTTTACAACTCCGCTAAATACGACGAAGAAAACTGTGATTCAGCCAAAAACAGCGATAGTGATTATGAATACGTGCACCACGCTAGATCGAGCTCCCCTGAATGCGATTCTGCCATAAAACCAAGAGAGTCAAACACTGAGATAGAAGCTAGAAAAAGCGAAGACAGCAGCCAAGAATATCCTAAATACAACAACGGGATATTTAACAGAACTTCTTTACCTTACTGTGGTAGTGAAACGGAATCAGAAATTTATTCGCCATACAGCTTCTACAGTTCGAATGACAACATGGACAGCCCTGGCAATGAGGATTACCAAAACGAGCTGACTCCAAAAACGACTACGAATAAACTTCGAGTCAGGAAAGGGCGAAGCGTGGTGCATAGAAACCTAGAAGACAATTACGGTGCAGTCGTTATAGCAAATCACGAAGCGCTCGCGCAAGTTTTAGAACAG GTCCAACAAAGTGCAACAATGCAACCATCCCTCCGGGGTCTGAAGGCTTGCACCAACCTCAGATGGAATGACTTCGCAATCCAGCAACCCAAACCAACCCCCATCAAAGCTGGCAAGCGGTTTTTCTATCCAGCCATATGGAACTCCAACCAGGGCCCAGTAAATGTGACCCTGATGGTCTACAAAGAGCAAATGGCTTCGCAAATGGTCTGCCAACAGTCTGTTCAGCCGCAAACGTTGAGTCTGAATGCTATAACGGAGTTCTGTGACTTGGTGCCGCTGCAGCAGTTTGGGGAGGAAGGCGAAGATTTGGTGCAAG CCACAATAGTAGTTCTAGCCCACGCCCATGTGGATACCATCCACTCTTACGGCGAAAACCTTCACGCAGCCGAAGGGCTCACCACGAAAGAACACCAACTGGTTCAAACCGAACAGATCCATGAGGCCATCTTCATGATGCTGCAAATGATTAACGGCCTCAAGTGCCTACAAGCGCGAGGAGTGGAAGAAATACCGGAGTCTTTGACTTCTTTCATAGCGTTGAAGGAGTCGCAGCCATTAGCGTCTCATGGAAGCCATGGAACCCTGAACCTGCCGAGCTCGCCTGATGATCGGTTGAACTCCCTTTGGGCGCCGAAGACGAACTCTTATGGAAGACTCTGCATATTACAGGG ATTGAGCGACGAAATAAACAGCAAATCGACAGACGAGGGTCATCTCAATTCTCTCTGTAAATGTGCTATAAAGGCGACCGAGATTCTCCTCCCTGGAGAGAAGCTAACCCCCCTTCTCAAGGAAATATTTCACGAGGAACGTGCAGTATCCCTTAATCAGGCGAAGTCTGTCCTGGAATTTATGCTATGGGGACCTTTGGACGTTGTTCAAGGGGTCCCTGTGGAAGAAAGGGAGCTGTCACTACAACGGTGGCTGGACCTCGAAAGGGCAACAGTCCTACACGGTTTAGTTCGAACAAGGGTCCAATTGAACGTGTTTGAACAACTCCACCTTATGTTCTTAGTCCGGTCTACCGCGAAAGCCATGTGTGATGCCTCCGTGCTTCTCGAAAAAGCCAATGTTTATTAA